One Leisingera sp. M658 genomic window carries:
- a CDS encoding AsmA family protein, with protein MKLIIRVVTALVLTVVVLAGLVLLLPGEKIARLAADQLETQTGRKLAFGGKVRFTFWPTLGVKADAVTLSNADWAGPEPMLQAERLTIGVAAAELLQGDVRVTEISAILPHLNLATNEDGIGNWVFGSGAPASGGPAASSSGALPLRIEAVDLTGASLRYAAYGEAPVEMKNIDLSLLWPEPDGTVNARATLRPAGEPVEVDAEIGTFAAFLAGKVSSIGATVTAPGGKGRFDGHADINGEASGRLTFGADDALQTGVALGLALPDALAQKTVFGADVTYTADGRLSMRDLAVELGGNKLTGAADAEFNKRPEITAQLRGGALDFSALAGGTGSSGSGGAAAAGWPKGAIDASALGLADAVIDLSFDSLNTGGVILGASTLNLTVERSRAVLKFLPASMFGGQVRGQLVANNRNGLSVGGKLSFNGIRLERALGETAGYSRLNGEALGELEFLGAGNSADAIMRSLNGKGWLEAGKGFFTGFDLEQLMRSGGNGGSTVFDQMTASYIIDGGNLRNQDLLVLLKGFRAEGKGRIGLGARDLDYLFIPQLVRAGSDQVLTIPVRITGPWENPDIRPDLSQALQPKIDEIEQEAKDRVRQKLSEELNTEIAPEQDLNDVLKQRIEQEARDQLLKLLGGD; from the coding sequence ATGAAGCTGATAATCCGGGTTGTGACCGCGCTGGTGCTGACGGTGGTGGTGCTGGCGGGGCTGGTGCTGCTGCTGCCGGGCGAGAAAATCGCGCGGCTGGCGGCTGATCAGCTGGAGACGCAGACGGGCCGCAAGCTGGCGTTCGGCGGCAAGGTGCGCTTTACCTTCTGGCCGACGCTGGGGGTCAAGGCGGACGCGGTGACGCTGTCCAATGCAGACTGGGCGGGACCCGAGCCGATGCTGCAGGCCGAGCGTCTGACCATCGGCGTGGCGGCGGCAGAGCTGTTGCAGGGCGATGTGCGGGTCACGGAAATTTCGGCGATCCTGCCGCATCTGAACCTGGCCACCAACGAGGACGGCATCGGCAACTGGGTCTTTGGCAGCGGCGCCCCAGCCTCTGGCGGTCCGGCCGCAAGCAGCAGCGGTGCGCTGCCGCTCAGGATTGAAGCGGTCGATCTGACCGGGGCCTCGCTGCGCTACGCCGCATATGGCGAAGCGCCGGTGGAGATGAAAAACATCGACCTTAGCCTGCTGTGGCCGGAACCCGATGGCACCGTGAACGCCAGGGCGACCCTGCGCCCGGCGGGGGAGCCGGTGGAGGTGGATGCCGAGATCGGCACCTTTGCAGCGTTTCTGGCCGGTAAGGTGTCCTCGATCGGGGCAACGGTGACGGCACCGGGCGGCAAGGGGCGGTTTGACGGCCATGCCGATATCAACGGCGAGGCCAGCGGGCGGCTGACCTTTGGCGCTGATGATGCGTTGCAAACGGGTGTCGCGCTGGGGCTGGCCCTGCCGGATGCCTTGGCGCAAAAGACCGTGTTCGGCGCCGATGTGACCTATACCGCCGACGGACGGCTGTCGATGCGTGATCTGGCGGTTGAGCTGGGCGGCAACAAGCTGACCGGCGCCGCGGATGCAGAATTCAACAAGCGGCCGGAGATTACTGCGCAACTGCGCGGCGGCGCGCTGGATTTCTCCGCGTTGGCTGGCGGGACGGGCAGCTCTGGCAGCGGCGGGGCAGCCGCGGCGGGCTGGCCGAAGGGCGCGATTGATGCCTCGGCGCTGGGGCTGGCGGATGCTGTCATTGACCTGTCCTTTGACAGCTTGAATACCGGCGGTGTGATCCTGGGAGCCAGCACGCTGAACCTGACGGTTGAGCGCAGCCGCGCGGTGCTGAAGTTCCTGCCGGCCTCCATGTTCGGCGGCCAGGTGCGGGGGCAGCTGGTTGCCAACAACCGCAATGGCCTGTCGGTGGGCGGCAAGCTCTCGTTCAACGGCATCAGGCTGGAGCGGGCCCTGGGCGAAACCGCGGGCTACAGCCGGCTGAACGGCGAGGCGCTGGGGGAGCTGGAGTTCCTGGGGGCCGGAAACTCAGCAGACGCTATCATGCGCTCGCTCAACGGCAAGGGCTGGCTGGAAGCGGGCAAAGGGTTCTTTACCGGTTTCGATCTGGAGCAGCTGATGCGCTCGGGCGGTAATGGCGGCAGCACCGTGTTTGATCAGATGACGGCCAGTTACATAATTGACGGCGGCAACCTGCGCAACCAGGATCTTCTGGTTCTGCTCAAGGGGTTCCGCGCCGAAGGCAAGGGCCGGATCGGGCTGGGCGCGCGGGATCTGGATTATCTGTTTATTCCCCAGTTGGTGCGGGCAGGCAGTGATCAGGTGCTGACCATCCCGGTGCGGATCACCGGTCCTTGGGAAAACCCGGATATCCGTCCGGACCTGAGCCAGGCGCTGCAGCCGAAAATCGACGAGATCGAGCAGGAAGCCAAGGACCGCGTGCGCCAGAAGCTGAGTGAAGAGCTGAACACCGAAATTGCGCCGGAGCAGGACCTGAACGACGTGCTGAAACAGCGCATCGAACAAGAAGCGCGGGACCAGTTGCTGAAACTCCTGGGCGGCGATTGA
- a CDS encoding phosphomannomutase/phosphoglucomutase, which translates to MTKPQSEVTPNTWSFLRDAMIKPTGFREYDARWKYPEEINLPGMTALGLGLGTQMRKRGIEPVIAVGNDYRDYSLAIKNALILGLMQAGIQVKDIGPAVSPMAYFAQFHLDVPAVAMVTASHNPNGWTGVKMGFERPLTHGPDEMDELRDIVLNGEGQPAPGGSYEFVDGVKEAYLDDLVGDFKMSRPLKVVCATGNGTASAFAPELFKRLGVEVVESHNELDYTFPHYNPNPEAMEMLHDMSASVKASGADLALGFDGDGDRCGVVDDEGEEIFADKVGVIMARDLSKIYPNSTFVADVKSTGLFASDPELQKNGVTADYWKTGHSHMKRRVKEIGALAGFEKSGHYFLAEPIGRGYDCGMRVAVEVCKMLDRNPDQSMSDLRKALPKTWSTPTMSPYCADTEKYGVLERLVQKLVAKHEAGDSLAGRAIKEVVTVNGARVILDNGSWGLVRASSNTPNLVVVCESSESEDEMRAIFADIDAVIRTEPQVGDYDQTI; encoded by the coding sequence ATGACAAAACCCCAGTCCGAGGTGACCCCGAACACCTGGAGCTTTCTGCGCGACGCGATGATCAAGCCCACGGGTTTCCGCGAATATGACGCACGCTGGAAGTACCCGGAGGAGATCAACCTGCCCGGCATGACCGCCCTGGGCCTGGGGCTGGGCACCCAGATGCGCAAACGCGGGATCGAGCCGGTGATTGCGGTCGGCAACGATTACCGGGATTATTCGCTGGCGATCAAAAACGCCCTGATCCTCGGCCTGATGCAGGCCGGTATCCAAGTGAAGGACATTGGACCCGCCGTGTCGCCAATGGCCTATTTCGCGCAGTTCCACCTGGATGTGCCTGCCGTCGCCATGGTCACCGCCTCGCACAACCCCAACGGCTGGACCGGCGTCAAGATGGGCTTTGAGCGCCCGCTGACCCACGGCCCGGACGAGATGGACGAGCTGCGTGACATCGTGCTGAACGGCGAAGGCCAGCCCGCTCCGGGCGGCTCTTACGAGTTCGTGGATGGCGTGAAAGAGGCCTACCTTGACGATCTGGTAGGAGATTTCAAAATGTCCCGCCCGCTGAAGGTGGTTTGCGCCACCGGCAACGGCACCGCCTCGGCCTTTGCGCCCGAGTTGTTCAAGCGTTTGGGGGTTGAGGTGGTTGAGAGCCACAACGAGCTGGACTACACCTTCCCGCATTACAACCCCAACCCCGAAGCCATGGAAATGCTGCATGACATGTCGGCATCGGTGAAAGCCTCGGGCGCCGATCTGGCGCTTGGCTTTGACGGCGACGGCGACCGTTGCGGCGTGGTGGATGACGAGGGCGAGGAGATCTTTGCCGACAAGGTGGGTGTGATCATGGCGCGCGATCTGTCCAAAATCTATCCGAACTCCACCTTTGTGGCGGATGTGAAATCCACCGGGTTGTTTGCCTCTGACCCCGAGCTGCAAAAGAACGGTGTGACGGCGGATTACTGGAAAACCGGCCACAGCCACATGAAGCGGCGGGTCAAGGAAATCGGCGCCCTGGCCGGGTTCGAGAAATCCGGCCACTACTTCCTGGCTGAACCCATCGGCCGTGGCTATGACTGCGGCATGCGGGTGGCGGTTGAAGTCTGCAAGATGCTGGACCGCAATCCGGATCAGTCGATGTCGGACCTGCGCAAGGCCCTGCCCAAGACCTGGTCCACCCCGACCATGTCGCCCTATTGCGCAGATACCGAAAAATACGGCGTTTTGGAGCGGCTGGTGCAGAAACTGGTGGCCAAGCATGAGGCGGGCGACAGCCTTGCCGGCCGGGCGATCAAAGAAGTTGTCACCGTGAATGGTGCGCGGGTGATCCTGGACAATGGCTCCTGGGGGCTGGTGCGCGCGTCGTCCAACACGCCGAACCTGGTGGTGGTCTGCGAAAGCTCCGAAAGCGAAGACGAGATGCGGGCGATTTTCGCGGATATCGACGCGGTGATCCGCACCGAGCCGCAGGTCGGCGATTACGACCAAACAATCTGA
- the kdsA gene encoding 3-deoxy-8-phosphooctulonate synthase yields the protein MKNIDIAGLTIGNDCPLTFIAGPCQLETADHARMIAGQLKEACDKAGAQFVFKASYDKANRTSLSGKRGLGLDEGLKVLDTIRREFGVPVLTDVHTEAQCAVAAEAVDILQIPAFLCRQTDMLLAAGNTGKAVNIKKGQFLAPWDMANVVAKVESTGNTNILLTERGTSFGYNTLVADMRSLPQMAQGGYPVVMDATHSVQQPGGKGGSTGGQREFAPLMARAAVSLGISAVFIETHEDPDTAPSDGPNMIYLDQMPQLIGSLMRFDALAKADPIRI from the coding sequence ATGAAAAACATCGATATCGCCGGCCTCACTATCGGCAATGATTGTCCGCTGACATTCATCGCCGGCCCCTGCCAGCTGGAAACCGCAGACCATGCCCGGATGATTGCCGGGCAGCTGAAAGAGGCCTGCGACAAGGCCGGCGCCCAGTTTGTGTTCAAAGCCTCCTATGACAAGGCCAACCGGACCTCGCTGTCCGGCAAGCGCGGCCTGGGGCTGGACGAAGGACTGAAGGTGCTGGACACCATCCGCCGCGAATTCGGCGTGCCGGTGCTGACCGATGTGCACACCGAAGCGCAATGCGCGGTGGCGGCCGAGGCCGTTGATATCCTGCAAATTCCCGCCTTTCTGTGCCGCCAGACCGACATGCTGCTGGCGGCAGGCAATACCGGCAAGGCGGTGAACATCAAAAAGGGCCAGTTCCTGGCACCCTGGGACATGGCCAATGTGGTTGCCAAGGTGGAAAGCACCGGCAACACCAATATCCTGCTGACCGAACGCGGCACCTCCTTTGGCTACAACACCCTGGTCGCCGACATGCGGTCGCTGCCGCAGATGGCGCAGGGCGGCTACCCGGTGGTGATGGACGCCACCCATTCGGTTCAGCAGCCCGGCGGCAAGGGCGGCTCCACCGGCGGCCAGCGCGAGTTTGCCCCGCTGATGGCGCGCGCGGCTGTCTCTCTCGGTATTTCAGCGGTGTTCATCGAAACCCATGAGGACCCGGACACCGCGCCGTCCGACGGGCCGAACATGATCTATCTGGATCAGATGCCGCAGCTTATCGGCAGCCTGATGCGCTTTGATGCGCTGGCCAAGGCCGATCCCATCCGTATTTGA
- a CDS encoding capsule biosynthesis protein, whose product MTTKPRAKKFRIRRSPAAAGASGAGDQPQAAGAAASPAAGHSQPRTAAAARPAAPAAASAAQAAPANPGAAHPAETQTRAAPLSGMVSSARETQQETDINAIRHEGLTGRQLRLARRMAQKHNLAPTSDFEAVQMLRERGIDPFKRANMLELVVPQNKAQPAGTPPAPGSVQLPQTVPAGKTTLPSTELSPAERRTREIQEIQRDIARRRRRKLTLLAARLAFFVLLPTLAAGFYFYSVATPMYSSKSEFLVLKADSAGGGVGGLLSGTQFATSQDSIAVQSYLMSKEAMLRLDREAGFKAHFTQAWLDPIQRLQSDPTNEEAYATYSRNVKIGYDPTEGVVRMEVSAADPEAAAEFSSKLISYAQEKVNNLSQQKRADQMSEAASALSDAEGQRRAAQEQLVLLQQQGSVLDPEGVVVSLRQQISTFEIQLEEKRLELAALQDNARPNRAKVSGAEADIRRLQAVIASLNNRMVDASAGENSLANLRIQIQMAQADLATRDLMLQSALQQVETTRLEANRQVRYLTTAVEPVPSQEPSYPRKFENTVLAFLIFSGIYLMCSLTASILREQVSS is encoded by the coding sequence ATGACTACGAAACCGAGAGCTAAAAAGTTCCGCATCCGCCGCAGTCCCGCTGCAGCCGGAGCCAGCGGCGCCGGGGATCAGCCTCAGGCGGCCGGCGCAGCTGCAAGCCCGGCGGCCGGGCATTCCCAGCCCCGAACAGCCGCTGCCGCCCGGCCCGCGGCGCCTGCAGCAGCATCGGCAGCCCAGGCAGCCCCGGCAAATCCGGGCGCAGCACATCCGGCTGAAACGCAGACCCGCGCCGCGCCGCTGTCCGGCATGGTCAGCTCGGCCCGCGAGACCCAGCAGGAAACCGATATCAATGCGATCCGCCACGAAGGCCTGACCGGCCGTCAATTGCGCCTGGCCCGCCGGATGGCGCAGAAACACAATCTTGCCCCTACCTCGGATTTTGAAGCCGTGCAGATGCTGCGCGAACGCGGCATCGACCCGTTCAAGCGCGCCAATATGCTGGAACTGGTGGTGCCGCAAAACAAGGCGCAGCCCGCAGGCACCCCGCCTGCACCCGGTTCGGTCCAGCTGCCGCAAACAGTGCCCGCGGGCAAAACCACCCTGCCCTCGACCGAGCTGAGCCCGGCAGAGCGGCGCACCCGTGAAATCCAGGAAATCCAGCGCGATATCGCCCGCCGCCGCCGCCGCAAACTGACCTTGCTGGCAGCCCGGCTGGCCTTTTTCGTGCTGCTGCCGACACTGGCCGCGGGGTTTTACTTCTATTCGGTGGCGACGCCGATGTATTCCTCCAAATCCGAGTTCCTGGTGCTTAAGGCCGACAGCGCGGGCGGCGGTGTCGGCGGCTTGCTGTCGGGCACTCAGTTCGCCACCAGCCAGGACTCGATTGCAGTGCAAAGCTACCTGATGTCCAAGGAGGCGATGCTGCGGCTGGACCGCGAGGCAGGTTTCAAGGCGCATTTCACCCAAGCCTGGCTGGACCCGATCCAGCGGCTGCAGAGCGACCCGACAAACGAGGAAGCCTATGCCACCTACAGCCGCAACGTGAAGATCGGCTATGACCCGACCGAGGGCGTGGTGCGGATGGAAGTCTCTGCCGCCGATCCCGAAGCCGCGGCAGAGTTTTCGAGCAAGCTGATTTCCTATGCGCAGGAGAAGGTGAACAACCTGTCGCAGCAAAAGCGTGCCGACCAGATGTCGGAAGCCGCATCCGCCCTGTCAGACGCCGAAGGCCAGCGCCGGGCAGCGCAGGAACAGCTTGTGCTGCTGCAGCAGCAAGGTTCGGTTCTGGACCCCGAAGGGGTGGTGGTATCGCTGCGCCAGCAGATCAGCACCTTTGAAATCCAGCTGGAGGAAAAACGGCTGGAACTGGCCGCCCTTCAGGACAATGCCCGGCCCAACCGGGCAAAGGTGTCCGGCGCCGAGGCCGACATCCGGCGGCTGCAAGCAGTGATCGCAAGCCTCAACAACCGGATGGTCGACGCCTCGGCCGGCGAAAACTCGCTGGCCAATCTGCGGATCCAGATTCAGATGGCCCAGGCCGATCTGGCGACCCGCGATCTGATGCTGCAATCGGCCTTGCAGCAAGTGGAAACCACCCGTCTGGAGGCCAATCGCCAGGTCCGCTATCTGACCACCGCGGTGGAGCCTGTTCCCAGCCAGGAACCGTCTTATCCGCGCAAGTTCGAGAATACCGTTTTGGCTTTCCTGATCTTTTCCGGTATTTATCTGATGTGCTCGCTTACCGCGTCTATCCTGCGGGAACAGGTCTCATCATAA
- a CDS encoding ABC transporter ATP-binding protein gives MLEFENVSKSFWTGTQRKVILDRVSFRVEPGKSLGVLAPNGTGKTTLINMMAGLEKPDEGEIRRNCKISFPLGFMGGVISRLSAMENCRYIAKLYGLDPDYVEAYCRWLCGLGEYFDQPIGTYSSGMRARFSFSLMLALDFDIYLIDEGMPSTTDVEFNRKAGEILQERLETTTIIIVSHQAKTLEKFARSAAVLLQGQLHIFDTLEEAKQLYDYETES, from the coding sequence ATGCTTGAGTTTGAAAACGTCAGCAAGTCCTTCTGGACAGGGACCCAGCGCAAGGTGATCCTTGACCGCGTGTCGTTCCGCGTCGAGCCGGGCAAATCGCTGGGCGTGCTGGCTCCGAACGGCACCGGCAAGACTACGCTGATCAACATGATGGCCGGCCTGGAAAAACCGGATGAGGGTGAGATCCGCCGCAATTGCAAGATTTCCTTTCCGCTGGGATTCATGGGCGGGGTGATCAGCCGCCTGTCCGCAATGGAAAACTGCCGCTACATCGCCAAACTGTATGGCCTGGATCCCGACTATGTGGAGGCCTATTGCCGCTGGCTGTGCGGTCTGGGCGAATATTTCGACCAGCCGATCGGCACTTATTCTTCGGGGATGCGGGCACGGTTCAGCTTCTCGCTGATGCTGGCGCTGGACTTTGACATCTACTTGATCGATGAAGGCATGCCCAGCACCACGGATGTGGAGTTCAACCGCAAGGCCGGCGAAATCCTGCAGGAGCGGCTGGAGACAACCACAATCATCATCGTCTCCCACCAAGCCAAGACGCTGGAGAAATTTGCCCGTTCAGCTGCGGTCCTGCTGCAGGGCCAGTTGCACATTTTTGACACTTTGGAAGAAGCGAAACAGCTCTATGACTACGAAACCGAGAGCTAA
- a CDS encoding uracil-DNA glycosylase family protein: protein MTVSKGGTMKSGQQLKAEIRGCRICSDRFAATATAHEPRPVVWFRPSARILIAGQAPGARVHESGRPFTDPSGDRLRAWLGLTEAEFYDKDRVAVVPMGFCFPGYNGKKADLPPPAICSKTWHAQVMAQLPDVRLKVLVGAHAQRYHLGVKGPLTPLVQGWRDHAPQVFPLPHPSWRNTGWLKKNPWFEAELLPVLQARVKELMR from the coding sequence ATGACTGTTTCCAAGGGCGGGACAATGAAGTCCGGGCAGCAATTGAAGGCGGAGATTCGGGGCTGCCGGATCTGTTCGGACCGCTTTGCCGCCACCGCCACCGCGCATGAGCCGCGCCCGGTTGTGTGGTTCCGCCCCTCAGCGCGGATCCTGATTGCCGGCCAGGCGCCGGGTGCGCGGGTACATGAAAGCGGCCGGCCCTTTACTGACCCGTCCGGTGACCGGCTGCGGGCCTGGCTGGGCCTCACTGAGGCGGAATTCTATGACAAGGACCGGGTGGCGGTGGTGCCGATGGGGTTCTGTTTTCCCGGCTACAACGGCAAAAAGGCGGATCTGCCACCGCCTGCCATTTGCAGTAAAACCTGGCATGCCCAAGTGATGGCGCAGCTGCCGGATGTCCGCCTCAAGGTGCTGGTCGGCGCGCATGCGCAGCGCTATCACCTGGGGGTGAAGGGGCCGCTGACACCGCTGGTTCAGGGCTGGCGGGATCATGCGCCGCAGGTCTTCCCCTTGCCGCATCCGTCCTGGCGTAATACCGGATGGCTGAAGAAAAACCCCTGGTTCGAGGCCGAACTGCTGCCAGTGCTGCAGGCCCGGGTGAAGGAGCTGATGCGATGA
- a CDS encoding SseB family protein: MTEETPLDLAHAAMEAAPADDAARLRFYERLADSELFLMLTEEAAGGQISPELFETPEGAFVLVFDREERLAQFAGRAVPYAGLSGRVITQMLAGQGIGLGLNLEVAPSAILIPAGAVGWLHQTLGHTPDEVEAGIAEFTPPTGLPEVLLTSLDAKLATAGGLAAAAYLAGVRYAGGGQGHLLGFVGAKEAAQPSLAKAAGEALTFSGIEAGAMDVAFFAAEDPVAASLARVGLRFDLPQPPEPDALQPEIPGSNPDKPPRLV; this comes from the coding sequence ATGACAGAAGAAACCCCGCTGGATCTGGCCCATGCGGCGATGGAGGCGGCCCCTGCAGACGATGCTGCCCGGCTGCGGTTCTACGAGCGGCTGGCTGACAGCGAACTGTTCCTGATGCTGACCGAAGAAGCCGCCGGCGGGCAGATCTCGCCTGAGCTGTTTGAGACACCTGAGGGTGCCTTTGTGCTGGTGTTCGACCGCGAAGAGCGCTTGGCGCAGTTTGCGGGCCGGGCGGTGCCTTATGCGGGGCTTTCCGGCCGCGTCATCACGCAGATGCTCGCCGGGCAGGGGATCGGGCTGGGCCTGAACCTGGAGGTGGCGCCCTCTGCCATTCTGATCCCTGCCGGCGCGGTCGGCTGGTTGCATCAGACCCTTGGCCACACCCCGGACGAGGTGGAAGCCGGCATTGCGGAGTTTACGCCGCCAACCGGGTTGCCGGAGGTGCTGCTGACGTCGCTGGACGCCAAGCTGGCTACTGCCGGCGGGCTGGCGGCTGCGGCCTATCTGGCGGGGGTGCGGTATGCCGGCGGGGGGCAGGGGCATCTCCTGGGGTTTGTCGGCGCCAAGGAGGCTGCGCAACCGTCGCTGGCCAAGGCCGCGGGCGAAGCGCTGACCTTTTCCGGAATTGAGGCGGGGGCGATGGATGTGGCCTTTTTTGCGGCAGAGGATCCGGTCGCGGCCAGCCTGGCCCGGGTCGGGTTGCGGTTCGATCTGCCGCAGCCGCCGGAACCGGACGCCCTCCAGCCGGAGATCCCGGGCAGCAACCCGGACAAGCCGCCGCGGTTGGTCTGA
- the yghU gene encoding glutathione-dependent disulfide-bond oxidoreductase gives MSDTLYTPPKVWKWEQENGGEFASTNRPVAGATHDKELPAGKHPLQLYSLATPNGVKVTVMLEELLAKGHAGAEYDAWIIKIGDGDQFGSGFVGINPNSKIPALLDRSGDEPVRVFESGSILMHLAEKFGEFLPKDGTARTETLSWLFWQMGSAPYLGGGFGHFYAYAPEKWQYPIDRFAMESKRQLDVLDRQLAERTYIAGEEYTIADMAIWSWYGQLVLGRLYDAAEFLDVESYTNVVRWAKAIDARPAVQRGRMVNRSFGDLHMQLHERHDASDFATRTQDKLEPAAE, from the coding sequence ATGAGCGACACCCTCTATACCCCGCCGAAAGTCTGGAAGTGGGAGCAAGAAAACGGCGGCGAGTTTGCCTCCACCAACCGCCCCGTTGCCGGTGCGACGCATGACAAGGAACTGCCGGCTGGCAAGCACCCGCTGCAGCTTTACTCTCTGGCGACCCCGAACGGGGTAAAGGTCACAGTGATGCTGGAGGAGCTTCTGGCCAAGGGCCATGCGGGCGCCGAATATGACGCCTGGATTATCAAGATCGGCGACGGCGACCAGTTCGGTTCCGGCTTTGTTGGGATCAACCCGAACTCCAAGATCCCGGCGCTGCTGGACCGCAGCGGCGATGAACCGGTGCGGGTGTTCGAAAGCGGTTCGATCCTGATGCATCTGGCCGAGAAATTCGGAGAATTCCTGCCCAAGGACGGCACTGCGCGCACCGAGACCCTGAGCTGGCTGTTCTGGCAGATGGGCAGCGCCCCGTATTTGGGTGGCGGCTTTGGCCATTTCTATGCCTATGCGCCGGAAAAGTGGCAGTATCCGATCGACCGCTTTGCGATGGAGAGCAAACGCCAGCTTGACGTGCTGGACCGGCAGCTGGCGGAGCGGACTTACATTGCGGGTGAGGAATACACCATTGCCGATATGGCAATCTGGTCCTGGTACGGCCAGCTGGTTCTGGGCCGTCTTTATGATGCGGCAGAGTTCCTGGACGTGGAAAGCTACACCAATGTGGTCCGCTGGGCCAAGGCGATCGACGCCCGCCCGGCAGTGCAGCGCGGCCGCATGGTGAACCGGTCATTCGGCGATTTGCACATGCAGCTGCACGAGCGCCACGACGCAAGCGATTTCGCCACCCGCACCCAGGACAAGCTGGAACCGGCAGCGGAGTAA
- a CDS encoding YHS domain-containing (seleno)protein: MKRFAFAAVAALSFALPAFAGEQYVDGTGFAVSGYDVVAYRSLDMNPVGTAQPEPVRGHADFTAEHNGATWAFSTAANRDAFLENPAHYAPQYDGHCAYGVSRGGKVPANPNLWRIVDDKLYLNITDVVVGFWEEDIPENINLAEGNWPGIEPDAASGSVIPKFTSEGPVAN, encoded by the coding sequence ATGAAGCGTTTTGCATTTGCTGCCGTGGCAGCGCTGTCCTTTGCCCTGCCGGCCTTTGCAGGCGAGCAATATGTCGATGGAACCGGATTTGCCGTCTCCGGCTATGACGTGGTGGCCTACCGCAGCCTGGACATGAACCCGGTGGGCACCGCGCAGCCTGAACCGGTCCGGGGGCACGCGGATTTTACAGCCGAACACAACGGCGCGACCTGGGCGTTTTCAACCGCGGCCAACCGCGACGCGTTTTTGGAAAATCCGGCCCATTATGCGCCGCAATATGACGGCCACTGCGCCTATGGTGTGTCGCGCGGCGGTAAAGTGCCCGCTAATCCGAACCTGTGGCGCATTGTGGATGACAAGCTGTATCTGAACATCACTGACGTTGTCGTCGGTTTCTGGGAAGAGGACATTCCGGAAAACATCAACCTGGCCGAAGGCAACTGGCCGGGGATTGAGCCGGACGCGGCCTCGGGCAGTGTGATCCCGAAATTCACCTCCGAAGGTCCGGTGGCAAACTGA
- a CDS encoding GcrA family cell cycle regulator, translating to MSWTDERVELLKKMWGEGQSASQIAKELGGVTRNAVIGKVHRLGLSNRNSGTTKAAEPKEKPAAAPAAAAPKPAAAAKPKPQPKTEPARPAAVQPAAAEARPATPARRQIIPAGQPLPPQPSANEISPEALAKVNEIEKKAKKLSLMDLTERTCKWPVGDPATEDFWFCGLPSQQGKPYCEAHVGVAFQPMSSRRDRRR from the coding sequence ATGTCCTGGACAGACGAGCGCGTCGAACTGCTCAAGAAAATGTGGGGCGAGGGTCAGTCGGCCAGCCAGATCGCCAAAGAACTGGGCGGCGTCACCCGCAACGCGGTGATCGGCAAGGTGCACCGCCTCGGCCTGTCCAACCGCAACAGCGGCACAACCAAGGCCGCCGAGCCCAAGGAAAAGCCCGCAGCAGCCCCCGCCGCTGCGGCACCGAAACCTGCGGCCGCAGCCAAACCCAAGCCGCAGCCCAAGACCGAGCCGGCCCGCCCCGCAGCGGTCCAGCCCGCGGCAGCCGAAGCCCGGCCCGCGACGCCTGCACGCCGCCAGATCATCCCGGCCGGCCAGCCATTGCCGCCGCAGCCTTCGGCCAATGAAATCAGCCCCGAAGCACTGGCCAAGGTCAACGAGATCGAAAAGAAGGCCAAGAAGCTGAGCCTGATGGATCTGACCGAACGCACCTGCAAATGGCCGGTGGGCGATCCCGCGACCGAGGATTTCTGGTTCTGCGGCCTGCCTTCCCAGCAAGGCAAACCCTATTGCGAAGCGCATGTGGGCGTGGCGTTCCAGCCGATGTCCTCGCGCCGCGACCGCCGCCGCTGA